A stretch of the Xyrauchen texanus isolate HMW12.3.18 chromosome 20, RBS_HiC_50CHRs, whole genome shotgun sequence genome encodes the following:
- the LOC127661171 gene encoding tyrosine-protein kinase Mer-like, with protein sequence MMVFISGKSFTTMLRFLTPLLLAVFSQSTAANWNHPLAVVHQGGSTHWARHGRSFRPTRETEPLIVPARAPSVHLTQEELQKLRFKPTVGTIKRSEGKEVKFNCSIDINDLSQDLNILWFRNGKEILDGMQAHVYTLQGTVTLLSTVSISNIQRTDAGEYHCRLSVSNKIIESNPIFLEVEGLPTFTIQPSDVNITRNTPFTLTCEAVGPPNPVTIKWLHKGKRFQERNESSSTITIEGVNEPTLYSCEAHNEKGLTVSREAHINIKELPEKVSEVTVVKREANKLVLSWTPGHDGFSPLSTCLITVRELGRESAHPTIVRKTSVPPFQYEIGNLRAMTWYDMCVSCTNEIGSSPPSAWIQSNTTGGVPSEAPQNLTVHVNNSMLMIRWEAPPPEKLNGILQGYDVTIKHGTRTNKIHSMTTEATVTLQVFNTTYSVEVVACTQTGCGTKSSRYWLFIADTESTESPFTTPVPNHPDSAYIVLGVVCGFCLLMIVLLVAVWLRNSSYLRFLYGTDDKLTSIVEFSPQRSYNRSAIEITLASMDISSELLAKLQDVMILRNLLSIGKVLGEGEFGSVMEGHLSQPDGTSEKVAVKTMKLDNFSQREIEEFLNEAACMKDFNHLNVIRLLGVCLEVGSGHFPKPMVVLPFMKYGDLHSFLLRSRLGDSPAYLPTQVLLKFMIDIACGMEYLSNRNFLHRDLAARNCMLRDDMSVCVADFGLSKKIYSGDYYRQGRIAKMPVKWIAVESLADRVFTVKSDVWAFGVTMWEIATRGMTPYPGVQNHEIYDYLLEGNRLKQPNDCLDELYDIMFSCWSTDTVDRPDFTQVLERLETLAGKLPEVCNRRDIIYINTSFTEEELITDTPEEEPILTSSPSCSRQNADTSVVTADVHKSTDAEEDDRYVVVVSSVEHAWTGASSAVDTPLLDHELLVRDSVEIVGEGSGTQQISSDTTCLL encoded by the exons atgatggtgtttatttcaggcaaaagtTTCACGACAATGTTGCGGTTTTTAACTCCGCTGCTCCTTGCAGTGTTTTCACAGTCAACTG CTGCTAATTGGAATCATCCACTAGCTGTTGTTCACCAGGGAGGTTCAACGCATTGGGCGAGACATGGGCGCTCTTTTCGACCAACACGGGAAACGGAGCCATTGATTGTACCGGCTCGAGCCCCGAGTGTCCATCTAACACAGGAGGAGCTCCAAAAGCTACGCTTCAAACCAACAGTGGGCACTATCAAGCGGTCAGAGGGGAAAGAAGTCAAATTTAACTGCTCCATAGACATTAATGATCTGAGCCAGGACCTGAATATTCTGTGGTTTAGGAATGGCAAAGAAATCCTTGATGGCATGCAGGCACATGTGTACACTTTGCAAGGGACTGTCACCTTGTTGTCCACTGTAAG cataAGCAACATCCAGAGAACAGATGCTGGCGAGTATCACTGCCGACTTAGTGTCAGCAACAAGATCATTGAGTCAAATCCCATCTTTTTAGAGGTAGAGG GCCTACCGACCTTCACTATCCAGCCAAGTGACGTGAACATCACAAGGAACACTCCTTTCACATTGACCTGTGAGGCTGTTGGTCCCCCAAATCCTGTAACCATCAAGTGGCTTCACAAAGGCAAGAGATTTCAAGAGCGCAATGAGTCATCCAGCACGATCACCATTGAAG GTGTAAATGAACCCACCCTGTACAGCTGTGAAGCTCACAATGAAAAAGGCCTCACAGTATCCAGAGAGGCTCACATCAATATCAAAG AGCTTCCTGAGAAAGTGTCTGAGGTCACTGTAGTTAAACGTGAGGCAAATAAACTCGTCTTGAGCTGGACACCAGGGCACGATGGCTTCTCTCCTCTGAGCACCTGCTTAATCACG GTACGAGAGCTTGGTCGAGAGTCGGCCCACCCCACTATTGTTCGCAAGACATCGGTACCACCCTTCCAGTATGAAATTGGCAACCTCAGAGCCATGACTTGGTACGACATGTGCGTGTCCTGCACCAATGAGATCGGCTCATCACCGCCCAGTGCCTGGATCCAGAGCAACACCACAGGGGGAG TCCCATCTGAGGCCCCCCAAAATCTGACAGTTCATGTCAACAATTCTATGTTGATGATCCGGTGggaagctccgccccctgagAAGCTGAACGGAATCTTGCAAGGATATGATGTCACTATCAAACATGGGACACGGACAAACAAG ATTCACAGCATGACTACAGAGGCCACAGTTACTCTGCAGGTGTTTAACACCACATACAGTGTGGAGGTCGTGGCATGCACTCAGACCGGCTGTGGGACTAAATCATCACGCTACTGGCTCTTCATAGCAGACACAG AATCTACCGAGTCACCGTTCACGACTCCAGTTCCCAATCATCCAGACTCTGCTTATATTGTGCTTGGAGTGGTTTGCGGTTTCTGTCTTTTGATGATCGTGTTGTTAGTGGCCGTGTGGTTGCGCAATAGTTCTTATTTGCG GTTTTTATATGGAACTGATGATAAACTTACTTCAATCGTTGAGTTCAGCCCTCAGAGGTCCTATAACCGCTCCGCTATCGAAATCACAC TTGCCAGTATGGACATCAGTAGCGAGCTTCTAGCTAAACTCCAAGACGTGATGATCCTTAGGAACCTGCTGTCCATCGGTAAAGTCCTTGGAGAAG GTGAGTTTGGATCAGTAATGGAGGGACATCTGAGTCAACCTGATGGAACCAGTGAAAAAGTTGCAGTGAAGACCATGAAAT TGGATAACTTCTCTCAGAGAGAGATTGAAGAGTTTCTGAATGAGGCTGCTTGCATGAAGGATTTCAACCACCTGAATGTCATCAGACTCCTGG GTGTGTGTTTGGAGGTGGGCTCAGGACACTTTCCCAAGCCGATGGTTGTGCTCCCCTTCATGAAGTATGGAGACCTGCACAGCTTCCTGCTCCGATCCCGTCTCGGGGACAGCCCTGCC TATCTCCCGACACAGGTGCTGTTGAAGTTTATGATTGACATCGCTTGTGGGATGGAGTATCTCAGCAATAGAAACTTCCTACATCGCGACCTTGCAGCGCGCAACTGCAT GTTGCGTGATGACATGAGCGTGTGTGTTGCTGACTTTGGCCTGTCTAAGAAGATCTACAGCGGCGATTATTATAGACAGGGCAGAATCGCAAAGATGCCCGTCAAGTGGATCGCTGTGGAAAGCCTCGCCGACAGAGTCTTCACTGTCAAAAGTGATGTG TGGGCCTTTGGAGTGACGATGTGGGAAATAGCCACCCGAGGCATGACCCCGTACCCTGGCGTACAAAACCACGAAATTTATGATTATCTCCTTGAAGGCAACCGACTGAAACAACCAAACGACTGTCTCGATGAact GTACGACATCATGTTCAGTTGCTGGAGCACTGACACGGTGGACAGACCCGATTTCACACAGGTGCTAGAGAGGCTAGAAACTCTAGCGGGGAAGCTTCCCGAGGTGTGCAACAGGAGAGACATCATCTACATCAACACCAGCTTCACTGAGGAAGAATTAATAACTGACACCCCGGAGGAGGAACCCATCCTTACCTCATCTCCCTCCTGTAGCCGTCAAAATGCAGACACATCCGTCGTGACGGCAGACGTCCACAAGAGCACGGATGCTGAGGAAGATGATCGTTACGTTGTTGTCGTTTCCTCTGTTGAACATGCGTGGACGGGGGCGAGCAGTGCTGTCGATACGCCACTGTTGGATCACGAACTCCTGGTGCGGGACAGTGTGGAAATAGTCGGGGAAGGTTCAGGGACACAGCAAATATCTAGCGACACAACATGTTTGCTCTAA